A stretch of the Odontesthes bonariensis isolate fOdoBon6 chromosome 5, fOdoBon6.hap1, whole genome shotgun sequence genome encodes the following:
- the arhgef5 gene encoding uncharacterized protein arhgef5 isoform X1, with translation MLPLAGSSNYGTMETKRPGHTLFDTLSNLNMGDHKIQLGGKISKDTSSRSKGIASLEQERDNKREENWRREIETEKMRDKARYREMDTLERYERDRTPTPRLREGERERRERERRQEDDRGKNWRPLSNMEKEIERDAKKGKKKGDTFPRMIKGETDSDRRRMSSAEIVEERSEMRPRGRPRREEMEEWERERHRYRERDEIREKEEWRNRGGRPADDERSRQRERYKALGGQLQDRTGEGVESWDTRDRDTARKREKPRSNTEEREARMNSPHRRPDRDIYSDRKERGEKREGRRDARSEGDGDERELRRENELLDQLSRSEGDSRGKMASERDRDEQRYRERKVDKYRRGGGEGNRGERYREADRREARHPDRREERWKESGRGLKNDRREDDKYREERRGREKKERREDATGRDSRSLSDSAPRVLPQSQSSGEWSSDLDSETKYRRDRDSCEERETKREGKGERQRSKEGRRHPERSERRQITSERKERDRRKMIGSTPEQRRMWLEPQRGKNSIDEYEDRERQTRRKEGRSEEEKDMESQAHWGRDGRRVKEEPDERYFDQSSHQGRRGGRNEFRGYSEGVGADGEGEIWRKGDKRGKAHLSDSDGGIVGSQQRNAEGENLTDNTEESDREEEGGSDNWARSRSEGGSEAGWKQDKGRMLSEEDGFVTPSSGGDEEDERRDDEDEFKDCQEIWEGGPTFKDPTPAGFKGCEGEKEREEVWTVGKEESVDEEEQEGENKSKYVFCVIGQTLSRSENGEMSLSQGDERGGAERESPNLETQNHSSDDHTHKPPDELPLTPKRNDDQPVIYNQDSEEDHYTLREEILAPGNTAEGNIQHRAPPVLRGTESEDGMKSKLEPLPIETGIIKRDSQTERLLKEWREQNKELAGIQCKQTPVSGNPYADLGSMENLEKIQPFLNQLNTEAMSPEELEAIRIRMSGAWSMSEEPKRRSQAPHLKWAKDVVREILGKSEEQANDESNSDAQEDNQSEENKQQEKVAQSTVEVPVVTLTKDEKPPEPGVQEEDLMEEFRGMGQNQADMHADQVKAMHVVTHTHDILINTGGKKDHTVDQETEASGQVQLEKADTVELTEREKEVQMYLSVSNTLYKPNSCPILNFDFESNLLIPSKEGMIQEVEVEMGQGEEERQEEEFEERGTAVEVEEVMVEAEVDNRKGEGLAERKKVTVKSSCSFRDLGPEARLRRRGIRKTTERRHGELEEVEEEEGVGRDRRPRVFSTTDDEDDRSKSWGEVELRNVLDTIERRKRNSKIFNASPLYQQYSEAAQNFEILRQSRSDVLSVCEENTPSPARSPVPSPPPARRPLPPLPSVPHPHSWSRKGSVISCTSLPLPEPPKNEGRPSSPRLSISLTQSATLWRELPAVRNSAELEELGEDEWRLQEVRFEVVTSEASYCRSLDIVVEHFVKSKQLGALLATQDRNWLFSRLADVRAISHSFLTKLEERVESDIINFTVCDIIARHCQRFRMVYVPYLTNQSYQDATYQRLMNENQEFKRIVAKLERSPVCQRLPLRSFLVLPFQRITRLKLLVQNIVKRTTPGTAEAAQAIKALKHLEKLIQESNDSITQMKSIESLVSLSAKVDFECRTLPLISQSRRLVREGLVTELMDFSLKDTERNLYWHLFNDYLLVSLQKEGGRFTVIDHSPVSELRVENCRVKLHSLQKNLFRLYISQKALLLRTDTQSHKLRWISALSRPHTATDFSAAQDFAQMQCIRAFVAQQPDELSLEKADVILVHQDSSDNWVEGTKLSDRHRGWVPKSHLENISSSRVRQRNLSDALKLTTATAAV, from the exons ATGCTGCCTTTAGCAG GTTCTTCCAATTATGGTACTATGGAGACTAAAAGGCCCGGCCATACGCTCTTTGACActttatctaacttaaacatgGGTGATCACAAGATCCAGTTGGGTGGAAAAATTTCCAAAGATACAAGCTCCAGGTCCAAAGGGATTGCTTCACTGGAACAAGAGAGGGATAACAAACGAGAAGAAAACTGGAGGAGGGAGATTGAAACAGAGAAAATGAGAGACAAAGCCAGATATAGAGAAATGGACACTCTGGAGCGATACGAGAGAGACCGAACTCCTACTCCCAGGCTTcgagagggagaaagagagcggagagaaagagaaagaaggcAAGAGGATGACAGAGGCAAAAACTGGAGGCCGCtgtcaaacatggagaaggagaTTGAGCGGGACgcaaaaaaggggaaaaagaaaggtgACACGTTTCCCAGAATGATAAAAGGTGAAACTGACTCTGACAGGAGAAGGATGTCCTCTGCTGAGATAGTTGAAGAAAGAAGTGAAATGAGGCCGAGAGGTCGGCCCagaagagaagagatggaggaatGGGAGAGAGAAAGACACAGGTACAGAGAACGGGATGAGATCAGGGAAAAGGAAGAATGGAGAAACCGTGGAGGAAGACCTGCAGATGATGAGAGATCACGACAGAGGGAGAGATATAAGGCACTTGGTGGTCAGCTTCAGGACAGGACAGGAGAAGGGGTTGAATCGTGGGACACGAGGGACAGAGATACAgctagaaaaagagaaaagccaAGATCTAACACGGAGGAGAGGGAGGCCAGAATGAATTCCCCACACAGGAGACCAGACAGAGACATCTACTCAGATAGAaaggagaggggagagaagagggagggaaggagggatGCGAGAAGTGAAGGAGACGGTGATGAGAGGGAGCTGAGGAGGGAGAATGAGTTGCTAGATCAACTCAGCAGAAGTGAGGGGGACAGTAGGGGCAAAATGGCAAGTGAGAGAGATCGAGATGAACAGAGATACAGGGAAAGAAAAGTGGATAAATATAGGAGAGGTGGAGGAGAGGGGAACAGAGGGGAAAGGTACAGAGAGGCTGACAGGAGAGAAGCAAGACACCCAGACAGACGAGAGGAAAGGTGGAAGGAAAGTGGGAGGGGCTTGAAGAATGATAGGAGAGAGGATGATAAGTAtagagaggagagaagaggccgagaaaaaaaggaaagacgGGAAGATGCAACAGGCAGAGACAGCAGATCCTTGAGTGATTCGGCTCCAAGGGTGCTGCCACAGTCCCAGAGCAGCGGAGAGTGGAGCAGCGATTTGGACAGTGAGACAAAATATAGAAGGGACAGAGACAGTTGTGAGGAGAGGGAAAcaaagagagaggggaaaggtgAAAGACAAAGAAGCAAAGAAGGACGAAGGCACCCTGAGAGAAGTGAGAGGCGGCAAATAACAAGCGAGAGGAAGGAGAGAGATAGAAGAAAAATGATAGGAAGTACACCAGAGCAGAGAAGGATGTGGTTAGAGCCACAGAGGGGCAAGAATAGTATAGATGAATATGAAGACAGAGAGAGGCAGACAAGGCGGAAAGAGGGGAGGAGTGAAGAGGAGAAGGATATGGAGTCACAGGCACATTGGGGAAGAGATGGGCGGCGAGTGAAAGAGGAACCAGATGAGAGGTACTTTGACCAAAGCAGTCATCAAGGCAGGCGTGGAGGGAGAAATGAGTTCAGGGGATACTCAGAGGGAGTAGGTGCAGATGGAGAGGGTGAAATCTGGAGAAAGGGAGATAAGAGAGGAAAggcacatctgtctgacagtgaTGGAGGGATAGTGGGCAGCCAACAGAGGAACGCAGAGGGAGAGAACCTGACAGATAACACTGAAGAgagtgacagagaggaagagggtGGGAGCGATAACTGGGCACGCTCCAGGAGTGAAGGAGGAAGTGAGGCCGGGTGGAAGCAAGACAAAGGGAGAATGCTGTCAGAAGAGGATGGCTTTGTGACCCCATCCAGTGGTGGAGATGAGGAGGATGAGAGGAGAGATGATGAAGATGAGTTTAAGGACTGTCAGGAAATCTGGGAAGGTGGACCTACTTTTAAAGACCCCACACCTGCTGGCTTCAAGGGATGTGAAGGAGAAAAGGAGAGGGAAGAAGTATGGACAGTAGGGAAAGAGGAATCAGTTGATGAAGAGGAACAAGAGGGGGAAAATAAGTCAAAGTACGTTTTCTGTGTGATTGGGCAAACTCTTTCCCGGTCAGAAAACGGTGAGATGTCACTGTCACAAGGTGATGAGAGGGGAGGAGCGGAAAGGGAGAGCCCAAATTTAGAAACTCAGAATCACAGTAGTGATGACCACACGCATAAACCTCCGGATGAGCTGCCTCTGACACCGAAAAGAAACGATGACCAACCAGTTATTTATAATCAAGACTCAGAAGAGGACCATTACACACTGAGGGAGGAGATACTTGCCCCAGGAAACACAGCTGAGGGGAATATCCAACACAGAGCGCCTCCAGTGCTTCGAGGTACTGAATCTGAAGATGGGATGAAGAGCAAATTGGAGCCCCTACCTATAGAAACAGGAATAATTAAAAGAGACTCACAGACTGAAAGACTGCTCAAAGAATGGAGAGAGCAGAATAAAGAACTCGCAGGAATACAATGCAAGCAAACTCCGGTCTCAGGCAATCCCTATGCTGATCTTGGTTCAATGGAAAATTTGGAGAAAATTCAACCTTTCTTGAATCAGCTTAACACTGAGGCAATGAGTCCAGAGGAGCTGGAGGCCATTCGGATCCGAATGAGTGGGGCTTGGAGCATGTCTGAGGAGCCCAAGCGCCGTTCCCAGGCACCCCACCTTAAATGGGCTAAAGATGTGGTGCGTGAGATCCTGGGAAAGTCAGAAGAACAGGCGAATGATGAATCAAACTCAGACGCTCAAGAGGACAACCAGTCTGAGGAAAACAAGCAACAAGAGAAGGTTGCACAAAGTACTGTGGAAGTGCCTGTTGTCACACTGACCAAAGATGAGAAGCCCCCAGAGCCAGGGGTGCAGGAAGAAGACCTGATGGAGGAATTTAGAGGTATGGGGCAGAACCAAGCCGACATGCATGCAGACCAGGTCAAAGCTATGCATGTTGTAACACACACTCATGACATACTGATAAACACAGGAGGGAAGAAAGATCACACTGTGGACCAAGAAACTGAGGCTTCTGGTCAAGTTCAGTTAGAAAAAGCCGATACGGTTGAGTtaacagaaagagaaaaagaagtgCAGATGTATTTAAGTGTGAGCAACACGCTGTACAAGCCTAACAGCTGCCCCATTCTTAATTTTGACTTTGAGTCTAACCTCCTCATCCCCTCCAAAGAGGGTATGATCCAAGAGGTGGAAGTCGAAATGGGTCAAGGTGAAGAAGAAAGGCAGGAAGAGGAGTTTGAAGAGAGGGGTACTGcagtggaggtggaggaggtgatggTAGAAGCTGAGGTGGATAACAGAAAGGGAGAGGGGTTAGCTGAAAGGAAAAAGGTGACTGTGAAAAGCTCCTGCAGTTTTCGGGATTTGGGTCCTGAAGCTCGCTTACGGAGAAGGGGAATTCGTAAAACCACTGAGAGAAGACACGGAGAGCTTGAGGAAGTGGAAGAAGAGGAAGGTGTTGGAAGGGATCGCAGACCCAGAGTATTCTCAACAACAG ATGATGAGGACGATCGGAGCAAAAGTTGGGGAGAAGTGGAGCTCAG GAATGTTTTGGACACGATCGAAAGACGGAAGAGGAATTCAAAAATTTTCA ATGCCTCCCCACTCTACCAGCAGTACAGCGAGGCGGCACAGAACTTTGAGATCCTGCGTCAGTCTCGCTCTGATgtcctgtctgtgtgtgaggaGAACACCCCGTCTCCTGCTCGCTCGCCTGTCCCCTCACCTCCTCCAGCCCGCAGACCACTTCCTCCCCTCCCCTCAGTCCCACACCCCCACTCCTGGTCCCGCAAAGGCTCCGTCATTAGTTGTACAAGCTTGCCTCTCCCAGAGCCCCCCAAGAATGAAGGCAGGCCTTCCTCTCCACGTCTGTCCATCTCCCTCACACAGtcggccacattgtggagggaACTGCCGGCTGTCAGGAATAGTGCTGAACTGGAGGAGCTTGGAGAAGATGAGTGGCGATTGCAGGAG GTTAGATTTGAAGTGGTGACCTCAGAGGCTTCCTACTGCCGGAGTTTGGACATAGTTGTTGAGCACTTTGTCAAGTCCAAACAGCTGGGGGCCCTTTTGGCCACTCAGGATAGAAACTGGCTGTTCTCCCGGTTGGCTGACGTCCGTGCCATCAGCCACAG TTTTTTGACAAAGCTGGAGGAGCGGGTGGAATCGGACATCATAAACTTTACTGTCTGTGACATTATTGCTCGGCACTGTCAGCGCTTCAGGATGGTTTATGTGCCCTACCTCACCAACCAGTCGTATCAAGATGCCACCTACCAGAGACTCAT gaatgAGAATCAAGAATTCAAGCGGATTGTGGCGAAGTTGGAGAGGAGTCCGGTTTGTCAGAGACTTCCCCTGCGTTCTTTCCTCGTGCTTCCCTTCCAAAGGATCACAAGACTAAAACTACTGGTGCAG AATATTGTGAAAAGAACAACTCCTGGTACAGCAGAGGCGGCGCAGGCCATCAAAGCTTTAAAACATCTAGAGAAG CTGATTCAAGAGAGTAATGACAGCATCACTCAGATGAAAAGCATAGAGTCTCTGGTCTCTCTCAGTGCTAAAGTGGACTTTGAGTGCAGG ACTCTTCCTCTGATCAGTCAGTCTCGGAGGTTGGTACGAGAAGGTCTCGTCACTGAACTGATGGATTTCTCTCTAAAGGACACGGAGAGAAATCTTTACTGGCATCTCTTCAATGACTACTTGTTGGTCTCACTACAAAAAGA AGGGGGAAGATTCACTGTAATCGATCACTCTCCTGTATCAGAACTGCGCGTAGAGAACTGCCGTGTCAAACTTCACTCCTTACAGAAGAACCTGTTTCGCTTGTACATTTCACAAAAAGCCCTGCTGCTACGAACTGACACACA GAGTCATAAGCTACGTTGGATTTCAGCCCTTTCCAGGCCCCATACTGCAACAGATTTTTCTGCAGCACAAG ATTTTGCACAGATGCAGTGTATTCGAGCTTTTGTTGCCCAGCAGCCAGATGAGCTGTCTTTAGAAAAAGCTGATGTTATTCTCGTGCATCAAGACAGCAGCGACA ATTGGGTTGAGGGAACCAAACTTTCTGACCGGCATCGTGGATGGGTGCCCAAGTCCCATTTGGAAAACATAAGCAGCTCCAGGGTCAGACAACGCAACCTTTCAGATGCACTCAAACTGACAACGGCAACAGCCGCTGTCTGA